From a region of the Cenarchaeum symbiont of Oopsacas minuta genome:
- a CDS encoding putative membrane protein, whose translation MILKDMQLVYSETHMHNKFESARKRRRGFAIGLLMIGAVVAIGAMVSLVVQFSDLLSDSIIYLTTEIPRFDYQVVDGQEIGNAAFAKYSQLRNVWGALMGLGIGMAAISMVFEKASFLSSGTGYRIFTKTIIMLFFFTFFPYVWDTAAAGVEGVSHWIISPAGPEYLYEHTEYILSKVSGISYNCIDNVKPDHFAGLNSPWDTIVNTLSGNTHTDSESVWEDKCPVESSHHPDNQPISDTLTDIFLSFFRGIFVLMVVVTMIMVGTGRIVLTGVFMIIIPITEMLGLVPYFTKLSNKIRDMLVALLLLPIFTALAIAGGSAYLADFTCESPHSSPNCKIPNALHSWFVSITVLALIAFMPTIIVPQLNTFSRSMTNMGGFAAHAGTSSIIHLGSFALQKGVMAYQNISDRVGYASNRKTLIRSNLKRSDR comes from the coding sequence ATGATCTTAAAAGACATGCAACTAGTATACAGTGAAACACATATGCATAATAAATTTGAATCAGCACGAAAAAGACGTAGGGGATTTGCAATAGGTCTTCTTATGATCGGCGCAGTAGTTGCCATCGGAGCAATGGTGTCTCTAGTTGTACAATTTAGTGATCTTCTCAGTGATTCCATAATTTATCTAACTACTGAAATTCCAAGGTTTGACTATCAAGTAGTAGATGGTCAAGAGATCGGTAATGCGGCATTTGCCAAATATTCACAGCTTAGAAATGTGTGGGGCGCACTCATGGGACTAGGTATTGGCATGGCTGCCATATCCATGGTTTTTGAAAAAGCAAGTTTTCTAAGCTCTGGTACCGGATATCGCATATTTACAAAAACCATAATCATGCTTTTCTTTTTTACGTTTTTTCCATATGTATGGGATACAGCAGCTGCGGGGGTAGAGGGGGTCTCTCATTGGATAATTTCTCCAGCAGGGCCAGAATATTTGTACGAACACACAGAGTACATACTATCCAAAGTTTCTGGCATTAGTTATAATTGCATAGACAACGTAAAACCCGATCATTTTGCAGGTTTAAACAGCCCATGGGATACGATAGTAAATACGCTATCTGGTAACACACATACAGATTCAGAATCTGTATGGGAGGATAAATGTCCAGTAGAATCATCACATCATCCAGATAATCAACCTATATCCGATACACTCACAGATATATTTTTGAGCTTTTTTCGAGGCATTTTTGTTCTAATGGTCGTGGTTACAATGATCATGGTCGGAACTGGTAGGATCGTCCTTACGGGAGTCTTTATGATCATAATTCCAATAACCGAGATGCTCGGACTCGTGCCATATTTTACAAAACTGTCTAATAAAATACGAGATATGTTGGTGGCACTTTTGTTATTGCCCATATTTACCGCACTTGCAATTGCTGGAGGTTCTGCATATCTAGCAGATTTTACATGTGAGAGTCCTCATTCATCCCCAAATTGTAAAATCCCAAATGCGTTACATTCGTGGTTTGTGTCTATTACGGTTCTAGCATTGATTGCATTTATGCCTACAATCATAGTTCCTCAGTTAAACACATTTTCGCGATCAATGACGAATATGGGAGGTTTTGCTGCACATGCAGGTACGAGCTCTATTATACATTTAGGCAGTTTTGCGTTACAAAAAGGAGTTATGGCATACCAAAATATAAGTGACAGAGTAGGTTATGCATCCAACAGGAAAACTTTGATTCGTTCTAATTTAAAACGAAGCGACAGGTAG
- a CDS encoding cell division control protein Cdc6 — protein MSAITLQDPLDALLTEAANGTSILKNRNTLHFTHIPKVIYHRDIEQKSIAQSLLPILKQSRPSNLLVYGKPGTGKTLVVKKVLGKIQEHVKKTNFTIKLLYANSKDETTLYGLLVNLGRQLDLDEKKLPAAGLSTAEVFKRLLSTISENEINAVFVIDEIDYLAQLVHKTGKDILYQLTRANEHLNKGSLTLVGISNDLTFKEKLDPRALSTLSEEEVVFSNYTVEQIRKILYDRVDAAFCSGCVDEAALNLCAAMAGSEHGDARRAIDLLRVAGEIAERENKKLVTKEHVRTASQKIEENKEVSALCSYPLHEKLVLLAVMRAKGNSTGEIYTAYKDLAKTVRQNALTPRRTTQILGDIELSGIISGRISHQGIHGRTKKYKINISTEMVKEAFEGDPVLEDII, from the coding sequence ATGAGTGCAATTACATTACAAGACCCACTTGATGCCCTTTTAACAGAAGCAGCCAATGGCACATCAATTTTAAAAAATAGAAACACATTACATTTTACTCACATTCCAAAAGTAATCTATCATCGTGATATCGAACAAAAATCTATTGCCCAATCATTATTACCAATTCTAAAACAATCTCGACCATCAAACCTTTTAGTTTATGGTAAACCTGGTACTGGTAAAACACTTGTAGTTAAAAAAGTGCTTGGTAAAATTCAAGAGCATGTTAAAAAAACAAACTTCACTATAAAATTACTTTATGCAAACTCTAAAGATGAGACAACTCTTTATGGATTACTTGTCAACCTTGGCCGTCAATTAGATCTCGACGAAAAAAAATTACCGGCAGCTGGTTTGTCTACAGCAGAAGTTTTTAAAAGATTATTGTCTACAATATCTGAAAATGAAATAAATGCAGTATTTGTTATAGATGAGATTGATTATCTTGCCCAACTTGTTCATAAAACAGGTAAAGATATTTTGTATCAATTAACACGCGCTAATGAACATCTAAACAAAGGCAGCTTGACTCTAGTTGGTATATCTAACGATCTTACATTTAAAGAAAAACTAGATCCACGAGCACTAAGTACTCTTAGTGAAGAAGAAGTTGTTTTTTCAAATTATACAGTAGAACAGATAAGAAAGATACTATATGATCGTGTTGATGCTGCGTTTTGTAGCGGCTGTGTTGATGAAGCAGCACTTAATCTATGTGCGGCCATGGCTGGCAGCGAACACGGCGATGCACGCAGAGCCATTGATTTACTTAGAGTAGCTGGAGAGATAGCTGAAAGAGAGAACAAAAAACTGGTTACCAAAGAACACGTTAGAACCGCTTCTCAAAAAATAGAAGAAAACAAAGAAGTCTCGGCTCTTTGTTCATATCCATTACACGAAAAACTTGTACTATTAGCTGTAATGCGTGCAAAAGGAAATTCTACAGGTGAGATATACACAGCTTACAAAGATCTTGCAAAAACCGTTAGACAGAATGCCTTAACGCCTAGAAGAACCACCCAAATACTAGGTGATATAGAACTCTCTGGCATAATATCTGGTCGTATATCCCATCAAGGCATACACGGCAGAACAAAAAAATACAAAATTAATATTTCAACAGAGATGGTAAAAGAAGCCTTTGAAGGCGATCCAGTACTAGAAGATATTATCTAG
- a CDS encoding archaeal DNA polymerase II, small subunit, which produces MREEVTKAISYALSNNIQIHPSVIDVLEDVDSTKLMRIMRDIIIQKNRQRNSLITREDVEIALGVKESLGVTAAFDVLFDPSPNIASGEGIDGYGTLFKNRYEELCKIISQRPEAKNLRSIISLKGTKKPNTEMYVCGLVMERRAEEDRAIFKLDDPTGNTELAAYDEKVIEKISLLLDDQLVMVKVIESKKGNLIAKDVILPGVISSEKNRSETDTYAAFVSDLHIGSKFFMENEFNAFVDWLSSQDPKAKKVRFLIIGGDLLDGVGIYKDQNKELIYQTIEEQLEKAYEILCRMPKHIQIFISPGNHDPGRRALPQPAIPKKYHAKIWERSNITMIGNPAMVALNGVKVLIYHGQSIDDLVRTTPGMIYENPTKVMTHLLKARHLGTIFGGTTPIAPETKDMLVIDDVPDIFQTGHVHISGIEVYKGILLLNAGTWQKQTGYQSSVGITPTPGIAILVNLKTLKPDYFTN; this is translated from the coding sequence GTGCGAGAGGAAGTTACAAAAGCAATATCATATGCCCTTAGTAATAACATTCAGATACATCCGAGTGTAATAGACGTATTGGAAGATGTAGACTCTACAAAGCTAATGCGTATTATGCGAGATATTATTATTCAAAAAAACCGTCAGCGTAATTCTCTGATAACTCGGGAGGATGTGGAGATTGCCTTGGGTGTAAAAGAGTCCTTGGGTGTAACGGCTGCTTTTGACGTGTTGTTTGATCCTAGTCCAAATATAGCATCAGGTGAGGGCATAGATGGGTATGGAACCTTGTTTAAGAATAGATATGAAGAGCTGTGTAAAATTATATCCCAAAGACCCGAAGCGAAAAACCTTAGATCTATCATCTCATTAAAAGGAACTAAAAAACCTAATACAGAAATGTATGTGTGTGGTCTTGTCATGGAAAGAAGAGCTGAAGAAGATCGTGCCATATTCAAATTAGATGATCCTACGGGGAATACGGAACTAGCTGCATATGATGAAAAGGTAATAGAGAAAATATCTTTGTTGTTAGATGATCAATTGGTTATGGTTAAAGTTATTGAATCAAAAAAAGGCAATCTTATAGCAAAAGATGTAATATTGCCAGGAGTTATAAGTTCTGAAAAAAATCGATCTGAAACTGATACATACGCAGCTTTTGTATCTGACTTACATATAGGAAGTAAGTTTTTTATGGAAAATGAATTTAATGCGTTTGTTGACTGGCTTTCAAGTCAAGATCCAAAGGCAAAAAAAGTACGTTTTTTGATCATCGGAGGAGATCTTTTAGACGGTGTTGGCATATACAAGGATCAAAATAAAGAGCTAATATACCAAACCATTGAAGAGCAGCTTGAAAAAGCATATGAGATATTATGTCGCATGCCAAAACATATTCAAATTTTTATCTCTCCTGGAAACCACGATCCAGGTAGAAGAGCTCTACCACAACCAGCCATACCCAAAAAATATCATGCTAAAATCTGGGAGAGATCAAATATTACCATGATAGGTAATCCTGCTATGGTGGCACTTAACGGTGTTAAAGTTTTGATTTATCATGGACAATCTATAGACGACTTGGTTAGAACCACACCAGGTATGATATATGAAAACCCAACAAAGGTTATGACGCATCTTTTAAAAGCTCGACATCTTGGAACTATTTTTGGTGGCACTACTCCAATAGCACCTGAAACCAAAGATATGTTGGTAATAGATGATGTTCCAGATATTTTTCAAACAGGTCACGTACATATATCAGGTATTGAAGTGTACAAGGGAATTCTTTTATTAAATGCAGGTACATGGCAAAAACAGACTGGTTATCAATCAAGTGTAGGAATAACACCAACGCCTGGTATAGCCATATTGGTTAATCTTAAAACACTAAAACCTGATTATTTTACAAACTAG